One window of Anaerolineae bacterium genomic DNA carries:
- a CDS encoding NADH-ubiquinone oxidoreductase chain M: MQFPILSFIVFTPIVAALIIFLIPEERKSEVRVAALAAASFALVLSIWAYFAYDVGVGGYQFVEQVSWIPALGISYKVGLDGMNAPLVLLTGVVMFTGVLISWGIDDRPREFFTFLFILATGVFGVFVSLDLFMLFFFYEIAVFPMYLLIAIWGWKETREYAAMKLTLYLFVGSVIALVGALAMYFTAGLGTFDMLELEKAGFSREFQILWFPFVFIGFGVLGGIFPFHNWSPDGHVAAPTAVSMFHAGVLMKLGAFAALRVGLMLLPEGAKFHMGWIILLTLVNVVYGAFIASVQTDFKYVIGFSSVSHMGLVLMGFATLTREGFIGSGIQMFSHGVMTALFFAVVGMVYDQAHTREIPKLGGFRKVMPMVAIAFIIGGLVSMGMPGFSGFIAEFPIFMGVWKSYPLIAIIAAISIVITASYIIRVVGRVFYGKMPQEFEGHVHDVNVLDKIALVFLSFILIALGVFPGWMVPLVQSGVEQILRLLGGA, encoded by the coding sequence ATGCAATTTCCGATTTTATCCTTTATTGTATTTACGCCGATTGTAGCAGCATTAATTATTTTCTTAATCCCCGAAGAGCGAAAAAGTGAGGTAAGAGTAGCCGCTCTGGCAGCCGCCTCATTTGCCCTGGTTCTATCCATTTGGGCTTATTTCGCTTATGATGTTGGGGTGGGTGGTTATCAATTTGTCGAACAGGTGAGTTGGATCCCGGCTTTGGGAATTTCTTACAAAGTTGGTTTAGATGGCATGAACGCACCACTAGTCTTGTTAACCGGTGTGGTGATGTTCACCGGGGTCTTAATTTCCTGGGGAATCGATGATCGACCGCGGGAGTTTTTTACCTTTCTTTTCATCCTGGCAACAGGGGTATTTGGCGTATTTGTTTCGCTTGACTTATTTATGTTGTTTTTCTTTTATGAGATTGCCGTCTTTCCAATGTATTTGCTGATCGCAATCTGGGGATGGAAGGAAACTCGCGAATATGCTGCAATGAAACTTACTTTATATTTGTTTGTTGGTTCGGTGATTGCCTTAGTCGGGGCGCTGGCGATGTACTTTACTGCCGGACTGGGCACCTTTGATATGTTGGAACTGGAGAAAGCCGGCTTTTCGCGTGAGTTTCAAATTTTATGGTTCCCCTTTGTGTTTATTGGCTTTGGAGTTCTGGGTGGCATTTTCCCATTCCACAACTGGAGTCCAGATGGTCACGTAGCAGCACCTACGGCTGTGTCTATGTTCCATGCGGGTGTGCTGATGAAACTTGGCGCATTTGCAGCCTTACGGGTTGGCTTAATGCTGTTGCCTGAAGGAGCCAAGTTTCACATGGGGTGGATCATCTTATTGACCCTCGTCAATGTGGTCTATGGTGCATTTATAGCCAGTGTCCAGACAGACTTTAAGTATGTTATTGGTTTCTCTTCGGTCTCCCATATGGGTTTGGTCTTGATGGGTTTTGCTACCCTGACCAGAGAAGGCTTTATCGGTTCAGGCATCCAGATGTTTTCGCATGGTGTGATGACGGCTCTCTTCTTTGCTGTGGTTGGAATGGTCTATGATCAGGCGCATACGCGTGAAATTCCAAAGCTGGGTGGTTTTCGCAAGGTGATGCCGATGGTGGCAATCGCCTTTATTATTGGCGGTTTGGTCTCGATGGGAATGCCTGGATTTTCAGGGTTTATCGCCGAGTTTCCGATCTTTATGGGGGTGTGGAAGAGTTATCCGTTGATTGCGATTATTGCAGCGATTTCGATTGTGATCACCGCATCGTATATCATCCGCGTTGTGGGACGTGTATTTTATGGCAAAATGCCCCAAGAGTTCGAAGGACATGTACACGACGTAAATGTTCTAGACAAAATTGCGTTGGTTTTCTTATCGTTTATCTTAATTGCCCTGGGTGTATTTCCCGGTTGGATGGTTCCGCTCGTTCAAAGTGGGGTGGAGCAAATACTTCGCCTTTTGGGAGGTGCCTAA
- a CDS encoding NADH-ubiquinone oxidoreductase chain M: MNFFTDHILSIILFSPVFAAAILFFLPENQEKLLKWVSFVLSLIPLGFSVALWFMFDKNAAGFQFVEQFVWYEAINSSYHVGVDGIALSMVLLTTLLTPLAILASFSIKDNIKSYMILFFLLELGMLGVFLALDLLIFFVFWEFGLVPMYFLINQWGSEKGEREIWGGLKVPARTYASFKFMIYTMAGSLGLLLAIQMIGVVAGTFDIPTLFERWTSLDKSLFGLDISVVKAIAFWAFTIAFAIKVPVWPFHTWLPDAHTEAPTAGSMILAGVLLKLGAFGFLRLVLPLYPVEAQRYAPALAFLAVMAIIFGAFASFGQTDFKRLVAYSSVNHMGFVVLGIAAAAYAMGGENATIALNGAVLQMFNHGLSAAGMFFLVGVIYERTHTRDLNEYGGLFPLVPVYGGILIFTSMASLGLPGLNGFISEFLVVRGSWPIFTLYTALAMIGLLFTGAYILKGIKQVLHGPLNEKWIGHLTEINPREIFVIAPLMILMLWIGVWPAWILDVINRAVIALLS, from the coding sequence ATGAACTTTTTTACTGACCATATCCTGTCCATAATTCTCTTTTCTCCGGTGTTTGCGGCTGCAATCCTGTTTTTTCTCCCCGAGAATCAGGAAAAATTGCTGAAATGGGTCTCTTTTGTATTGAGTTTAATTCCTCTGGGGTTCTCGGTGGCTTTGTGGTTCATGTTTGATAAAAATGCAGCCGGTTTTCAATTTGTTGAGCAATTTGTCTGGTATGAGGCGATCAATTCTTCCTATCATGTGGGAGTCGATGGCATTGCCTTAAGTATGGTATTGCTCACCACATTACTTACCCCGCTGGCAATTTTGGCTTCGTTTAGCATCAAAGATAATATCAAATCCTATATGATCCTTTTCTTCCTGCTGGAGTTAGGGATGTTGGGGGTCTTCCTCGCACTTGATCTATTGATTTTCTTCGTCTTCTGGGAGTTTGGTCTGGTGCCGATGTATTTCCTGATCAACCAGTGGGGTAGTGAGAAAGGTGAACGGGAGATATGGGGAGGCCTTAAGGTGCCGGCACGCACATACGCCTCTTTTAAGTTCATGATCTATACCATGGCAGGGTCATTGGGTTTGTTATTAGCTATTCAGATGATCGGGGTTGTTGCGGGCACTTTTGATATTCCGACCTTATTCGAGCGCTGGACAAGCCTGGATAAGAGTTTATTCGGTTTGGATATTTCGGTGGTAAAAGCGATTGCGTTTTGGGCGTTCACCATTGCCTTTGCGATCAAGGTGCCAGTGTGGCCGTTCCATACCTGGCTGCCAGATGCGCATACCGAAGCCCCAACTGCAGGATCAATGATCCTGGCAGGTGTTTTGTTGAAGCTGGGTGCATTTGGCTTCTTGCGCCTTGTGTTACCGCTTTATCCTGTGGAAGCTCAACGCTATGCACCGGCTTTGGCTTTCCTGGCGGTAATGGCAATTATTTTTGGCGCTTTTGCATCCTTTGGACAAACGGATTTCAAACGTTTAGTCGCTTACTCCTCAGTCAACCACATGGGGTTCGTGGTATTGGGAATTGCTGCAGCAGCCTACGCTATGGGTGGTGAAAATGCAACGATTGCTTTGAATGGTGCTGTCTTGCAAATGTTCAACCATGGTTTGTCGGCAGCCGGTATGTTCTTTTTAGTTGGCGTGATATACGAGCGCACCCATACCCGAGATTTAAATGAGTATGGAGGTCTTTTCCCATTGGTGCCGGTTTACGGAGGCATTTTAATCTTTACATCGATGGCCTCGCTTGGGCTGCCAGGACTCAATGGTTTTATTTCCGAGTTTTTAGTTGTGCGAGGTAGTTGGCCCATCTTTACCCTATATACTGCCCTGGCGATGATCGGGTTATTGTTTACCGGTGCGTATATTCTCAAAGGGATTAAGCAAGTACTTCACGGGCCGCTGAACGAGAAGTGGATTGGACATCTCACGGAAATTAATCCGAGAGAGATTTTTGTCATTGCTCCTTTGATGATACTGATGCTTTGGATTGGTGTCTGGCCAGCCTGGATTTTGGATGTCATCAATCGAGCAGTGATCGCTCTGTTATCTTAA
- a CDS encoding NADH-ubiquinone oxidoreductase chain L, with translation MTTETLIWLIPLPPLLAFFLIVLFTNRYRGVSHTIAVGAAFLSWLGSMVVFLRAIQTHELGKHPFQSSIPWLPLGEGWFSIGVLIDPLGAATLFFVAWTILMIFIYSVGYHNYGQPEGDHDRKGLPPHGATVIDEHGHKHKVPSIEPMYSRFFAFIGLFAFGMYLLVVSDNLLTLFVGWEIMGLCSYLLIGFWYGKPSARAAMIKAFITTRVGDVFMLLGIAYLYSQTGTLSFRAILYNQEVLDTLASTPSYIAGLSAAALIGILLFIGTVGKSAQFPLHVWLPDAMEGPTPVSAMIHAATMVSAGVYMVIRIFPLLSAGSHHGALTAPMIVMSIIGAGTALFAATIAVAQNDIKRVLAYSTISQLGYMVAALGIGAYIAAAFHLITHAFFKALLFLGSGSVIHGMEHGVLHTDDHVDPQDMMNMGGLRKKMPITFWTFLIGGFALSGFPLVTAGFWSKDEILADAFGHAHYGVFITLALAALLTAFYTMRQITLTFLGEPRSKAAEHAQETAWTMTVPLIILAIFAVSAGWVGIPEHFPIIGGMVPNWFHEFVGETLLEKPKDVEFNPIPLLTSILVALGGLYLGWLVYRNLKAGQTDPLERALGGIYPVLKNKYYFDELYQLIFIRPSVWLSEVFTYLWIDRKIIDGILHFVADVSIRVGAFLRNYIDKPVVNGSGDLVADVTKSTGRSLRVIQTGRIQQYMIMALFGFIALSGLFYLIIQRMGMQ, from the coding sequence ATGACGACGGAAACATTAATCTGGTTAATTCCTTTGCCTCCCCTTTTGGCATTTTTCCTGATTGTTCTGTTTACCAATCGCTACAGAGGCGTTAGTCATACTATTGCGGTTGGGGCTGCATTTCTTTCCTGGCTGGGTAGCATGGTTGTATTTCTGCGTGCCATCCAGACTCATGAATTGGGCAAGCATCCATTCCAATCGAGTATTCCCTGGTTGCCATTGGGGGAGGGTTGGTTTTCGATAGGGGTGTTAATCGATCCATTGGGGGCGGCAACCCTGTTCTTTGTCGCCTGGACCATCTTGATGATTTTTATCTACAGCGTGGGTTATCACAACTACGGGCAGCCTGAGGGTGATCATGATCGAAAAGGCTTACCTCCTCATGGAGCAACGGTGATCGATGAGCATGGTCATAAACACAAGGTTCCTTCGATCGAGCCGATGTATTCAAGGTTTTTTGCCTTTATTGGTCTCTTTGCGTTTGGAATGTACCTGCTGGTGGTCTCTGACAATCTCCTGACCCTCTTTGTAGGATGGGAGATTATGGGTTTATGCTCTTATCTGTTGATCGGTTTCTGGTATGGAAAGCCATCTGCCAGAGCAGCGATGATCAAGGCATTCATCACAACACGGGTGGGGGATGTATTTATGCTGTTGGGGATTGCTTACCTCTACTCACAAACAGGTACGCTCAGTTTTCGCGCTATTCTTTATAACCAGGAAGTATTGGATACCCTCGCCTCCACTCCATCATATATTGCGGGGCTATCGGCAGCAGCGTTGATTGGAATCTTGTTGTTTATCGGAACCGTTGGAAAATCGGCACAATTCCCCCTGCACGTTTGGTTACCGGATGCCATGGAAGGCCCCACACCTGTCTCGGCAATGATCCATGCTGCGACAATGGTCTCGGCGGGTGTTTATATGGTGATTCGAATCTTCCCGCTGTTATCCGCTGGCAGTCATCATGGGGCATTAACGGCGCCAATGATTGTGATGAGCATCATCGGAGCCGGGACGGCTTTGTTTGCAGCGACAATCGCGGTTGCCCAAAATGACATTAAGAGGGTGCTAGCCTATTCAACCATTTCTCAGCTAGGTTATATGGTAGCTGCGCTGGGCATTGGCGCCTATATCGCAGCAGCTTTCCACCTGATTACGCATGCATTCTTCAAAGCGTTGTTATTCTTGGGTTCGGGGTCTGTGATTCATGGGATGGAACACGGCGTTTTGCATACGGATGACCATGTTGATCCCCAAGACATGATGAATATGGGTGGATTGCGAAAAAAGATGCCAATCACCTTCTGGACCTTCCTGATCGGTGGTTTTGCTTTGTCTGGATTTCCGCTGGTAACGGCTGGGTTCTGGTCAAAGGATGAGATCTTAGCCGATGCTTTTGGGCATGCCCATTATGGGGTGTTTATCACCTTAGCCCTCGCCGCCTTACTCACGGCTTTTTATACGATGCGTCAGATCACCCTGACGTTTCTCGGTGAGCCTCGCTCGAAAGCTGCAGAACATGCCCAGGAGACTGCATGGACGATGACCGTTCCCTTAATCATTCTGGCGATCTTTGCTGTCTCGGCTGGCTGGGTAGGAATTCCGGAGCATTTCCCGATTATCGGTGGAATGGTTCCCAATTGGTTCCATGAATTTGTGGGCGAGACGTTGCTGGAAAAGCCCAAAGACGTTGAATTTAATCCCATCCCGTTACTCACTTCAATTCTTGTGGCGCTTGGTGGCCTCTATCTGGGATGGCTGGTTTACCGCAATCTCAAAGCGGGTCAAACTGATCCTTTAGAGAGAGCACTGGGTGGAATATACCCTGTGTTGAAGAATAAATACTACTTCGATGAGTTGTATCAGTTGATCTTTATCCGTCCATCGGTTTGGTTGTCAGAAGTATTCACGTATTTGTGGATTGACCGAAAGATCATTGATGGCATTCTTCACTTTGTCGCAGATGTGTCGATCAGAGTCGGGGCATTCCTGCGTAACTATATCGATAAACCTGTGGTCAATGGCTCTGGAGATCTGGTAGCCGATGTGACAAAGTCAACTGGCCGCTCGCTGCGCGTTATTCAAACCGGACGCATTCAACAATATATGATTATGGCGTTATTCGGCTTTATTGCATTGAGTGGGTTGTTCTATCTCATTATCCAACGAATGGGCATGCAATAG
- a CDS encoding NADH-ubiquinone oxidoreductase chain K, whose product MIPLSWYLIFAAALFCIGLFGVLSRRNAVAILMGVELMLNAVNINLLAFWRYLSFEQMAGQVFAVIVFAVAASEVAVGLALVISVYRRRQSIVADDINLLKY is encoded by the coding sequence ATGATCCCACTATCATGGTACTTGATTTTTGCTGCGGCTTTATTCTGCATAGGACTTTTTGGCGTCTTGAGTCGCAGGAATGCAGTTGCGATCTTGATGGGGGTGGAATTGATGCTTAATGCTGTCAACATTAATTTGTTGGCATTTTGGCGATATTTATCGTTTGAACAGATGGCTGGACAGGTATTCGCAGTAATTGTCTTTGCCGTTGCAGCTTCAGAAGTTGCGGTTGGATTAGCCCTGGTAATCTCTGTCTATCGGCGACGTCAATCTATCGTTGCCGACGACATCAACCTGCTGAAATATTAA
- a CDS encoding NADH-ubiquinone oxidoreductase chain J: MSPLQVIFILVSAITLGAALMVVTTRNMVRAALWLVLTLFGVAILFVLLEAGFFAVAQVIIYIGAIAILMIFAIMLTRRIAHDPGPQINSTWPIAAVIALGVFSLVVFFIQRWGKAASQVESFPAGFDPLRELGVALVSANQYLIPFEIASILLLAALIGAIIIAWDKK; encoded by the coding sequence ATGTCTCCCCTGCAGGTAATCTTTATTCTCGTGAGTGCAATAACCCTCGGCGCAGCCTTAATGGTTGTGACCACTCGCAACATGGTGCGGGCAGCGCTATGGTTAGTCTTAACCTTGTTTGGCGTTGCCATTCTCTTTGTATTGTTAGAAGCTGGCTTTTTTGCAGTGGCTCAGGTCATCATCTACATTGGAGCAATTGCCATTTTGATGATCTTTGCCATCATGCTGACCCGGCGTATAGCTCATGACCCGGGTCCGCAGATCAATTCCACGTGGCCGATAGCGGCCGTAATTGCCCTGGGCGTTTTTAGTTTGGTCGTTTTCTTTATTCAGAGGTGGGGAAAAGCAGCCAGCCAGGTGGAGTCTTTCCCTGCAGGATTTGACCCGTTGCGAGAACTCGGTGTGGCTTTGGTTTCGGCAAATCAATACTTGATTCCCTTTGAAATCGCCTCCATTTTGCTTTTAGCGGCATTGATTGGGGCGATCATCATTGCCTGGGATAAGAAATGA
- a CDS encoding NADH-ubiquinone oxidoreductase chain H, producing MADPVTFIGQWLESILAGWGLSSEWISVIMAALGVVVLAAAVLLVDIFLVWVERKVVARFQDRLGPNRLGPFGLFQPIADVIKLLLKEDITPQGADKFVYNLAPILALATVILLWAVIPIAVTVVGSTINVGALYIVAVGAIGTLGIIMAGWASNNKYALLGAFRMVAQMISYEVPMVIAILIPVILAKSMSLADIVQSQSVWYIVLAPIAAVVFLIGAQAELGRAPFDLSEAESEIVAGFHIEYTGMKFGLFYAGELLHALTFGGLFATFFLGGWRGWGAETYPILGIGYFFIKAMFMYWVIMWIKYSFPRVRIDQMLNFCWKFLTPLILTVLSITAILDKLMSGVPYWVYVLVMLFSNLVILYFVYQAVGRYARKERQKVADPEKVKVNFRVRSSTSSQAS from the coding sequence ATGGCTGATCCGGTAACTTTCATTGGGCAATGGTTAGAAAGTATTCTTGCTGGCTGGGGTTTGTCCAGCGAGTGGATATCTGTGATCATGGCAGCTTTGGGGGTTGTTGTACTCGCCGCGGCAGTTCTTTTAGTTGATATTTTTCTCGTGTGGGTTGAGAGAAAGGTTGTTGCGCGCTTCCAGGATCGCCTCGGCCCTAATCGTCTGGGTCCCTTTGGCTTGTTTCAGCCGATTGCAGATGTCATTAAGCTATTGCTCAAAGAGGATATTACCCCGCAAGGCGCAGATAAATTTGTCTATAACCTTGCTCCCATTCTGGCTTTGGCAACGGTGATCCTTCTTTGGGCGGTTATACCGATTGCGGTAACCGTGGTGGGTAGCACGATAAACGTCGGGGCGTTATATATCGTTGCAGTGGGTGCCATTGGAACGCTGGGAATTATTATGGCTGGTTGGGCTTCGAATAACAAGTACGCTTTGTTAGGCGCCTTTCGCATGGTGGCACAAATGATTTCTTACGAGGTGCCGATGGTGATTGCCATCTTAATCCCAGTCATCCTGGCGAAAAGCATGTCTCTGGCAGATATTGTGCAAAGCCAAAGCGTGTGGTATATCGTCTTAGCGCCGATTGCCGCGGTGGTTTTCTTGATCGGCGCGCAGGCTGAGCTGGGGAGAGCGCCGTTTGATCTTTCTGAAGCCGAATCGGAGATTGTAGCGGGCTTTCACATTGAATATACCGGCATGAAATTTGGATTGTTTTATGCTGGTGAATTACTTCATGCCCTGACCTTTGGGGGATTGTTTGCGACCTTCTTCCTGGGTGGTTGGAGAGGCTGGGGAGCGGAGACTTATCCAATTTTGGGCATCGGTTATTTCTTTATCAAGGCGATGTTTATGTATTGGGTCATTATGTGGATTAAATATTCTTTCCCGCGCGTACGTATTGACCAGATGCTCAATTTCTGCTGGAAGTTCCTCACTCCTTTGATCCTGACGGTGCTGTCCATTACAGCAATTTTAGACAAGTTAATGAGCGGTGTACCGTATTGGGTTTATGTGCTTGTGATGTTGTTTAGCAATCTTGTGATCCTTTATTTTGTTTATCAAGCCGTAGGCCGCTACGCTCGCAAGGAGCGGCAGAAGGTAGCAGACCCCGAAAAGGTAAAAGTTAATTTTCGGGTAAGATCCTCCACTTCTTCTCAAGCATCTTAA
- a CDS encoding NADH ubiquinone oxidoreductase chain A, which yields MLSDWLFIGLMLVIAPIFPIGAILIPRILAPKKPSPLKSQTYECGIETVGDTWVQFKAQYYNFALVFLVFDVEIVFLFPWAVAFNQLPLYGVIVGILFIEVLVIGLIYAWRKGILEWF from the coding sequence ATGCTAAGTGATTGGTTATTCATTGGACTGATGCTTGTCATTGCTCCGATTTTCCCAATTGGCGCTATTCTCATACCCAGGATCTTAGCTCCCAAGAAACCGAGCCCTCTCAAATCTCAAACCTACGAATGTGGTATTGAAACGGTCGGAGATACATGGGTTCAATTCAAGGCTCAATATTATAACTTCGCCCTGGTTTTTCTTGTTTTTGATGTTGAAATTGTGTTTTTATTCCCTTGGGCTGTGGCATTTAATCAACTTCCCCTGTATGGTGTGATTGTAGGCATCCTCTTTATTGAAGTTCTGGTAATCGGGTTAATTTATGCTTGGCGCAAGGGGATTTTAGAATGGTTCTAA
- a CDS encoding putative cysteine protease: MKVKSIGLENRLKADGSLSNTLAWDWTSVLLTWVLILIVTRRLLVTNWTEDLYIIAYIANLAYIFGLALGASHFKRLTVAFLSFVYGVFFVGWQLGLLQSSAQLWSEKLSTIFIRLSLIIQRLSERQAVYDNLLFLLVMMILYWIIGLNTAYSLMRSRDGLRLLIPLFIAIILIHTYDPLVPGRNAYLYLFSFVALMLISRLYYLQQKEHWSKKRFYIPPQLSADAFQFTLGCVLVLVTISLILPSNRNQLDFIVRAWEKLKEPFASLRQDFENAFSSLRVTIQTQPELYERTLNLGRGNELSEEEIFTAIASARLPEQTRIYWRSRVYDQYENGQWTLSNFSTREYEANSFEVEMPSFPDRPSRLQSFSIYLNQPLATLILPAQPYWTNIAVQLEYVDNPDGTVDLLAFRSPDPLPVGKAYNARASPSTISIQQLREAGEEYPAWVADRYLNLPDTLTRRTRDLALEITQDLLTPYDKVIAITEYLRTHITYVETIEELPASQELIDWFLFDYKKGFCNYYATAEVLLLRSIGIPARLAVGFAEGTMEDLQTANVYVVRQRDAHAWPEVFFPNIGWIEFEPTSSQPAISYLQELEKNESQAEDTTSEINPQEIYQRLQEEKGNQPGVSAPPSNRFPFLILTIILFLVLISLLIWIKFNPQKVSKAYRQLPDVLENGIRSLGFSPPMILVQWNQSVKLSPIEKSYQRINSALKILGCPPPIHYTPSERASTLLKVLPEAEPEINQLLAHYQDMLYGKGETNQVETKQLEHTILRFAWQKRLRFALMKLFGRTE, encoded by the coding sequence ATGAAGGTCAAATCTATCGGATTAGAAAATCGGCTCAAAGCTGATGGTAGTCTGTCGAACACTCTTGCCTGGGACTGGACCTCGGTTTTACTCACATGGGTATTGATCTTAATCGTAACCAGGCGCTTGCTCGTCACCAATTGGACGGAAGACCTGTACATAATTGCTTATATTGCCAACCTGGCTTATATCTTTGGCCTGGCTTTGGGAGCAAGCCATTTCAAGCGCTTGACTGTTGCTTTTCTTTCATTCGTTTATGGTGTTTTCTTCGTGGGCTGGCAATTGGGTTTACTGCAAAGCTCTGCTCAGCTTTGGAGCGAAAAACTCTCGACGATCTTTATCCGTCTGTCGCTCATTATTCAACGCCTCTCCGAACGCCAGGCTGTATATGACAATCTCTTATTCTTGCTGGTAATGATGATCCTTTATTGGATCATTGGGCTGAACACCGCCTATAGTCTTATGCGATCCAGAGACGGTTTGCGTCTTCTTATCCCTCTATTCATCGCCATAATCTTGATCCACACCTACGATCCACTCGTTCCGGGCCGCAATGCATATCTCTATTTATTTTCCTTTGTGGCACTAATGTTAATTAGCCGCCTTTATTATCTCCAACAAAAAGAGCATTGGAGCAAAAAACGATTTTACATTCCTCCCCAACTATCTGCCGATGCATTTCAATTCACTTTGGGGTGTGTACTTGTCCTGGTGACCATCTCCTTAATCCTTCCCTCGAACCGCAACCAATTAGATTTCATCGTACGTGCCTGGGAAAAGCTGAAAGAACCTTTTGCTTCCCTACGTCAGGACTTCGAAAACGCATTCTCATCTTTGAGGGTAACCATTCAAACCCAACCCGAGCTCTATGAACGAACCCTAAATCTTGGACGTGGGAATGAACTCAGCGAGGAAGAGATCTTCACCGCTATTGCCTCGGCAAGGCTTCCAGAACAAACCCGCATCTACTGGCGATCGCGAGTGTATGACCAATATGAAAACGGACAGTGGACGTTATCCAACTTCTCAACTCGTGAATATGAGGCGAATTCTTTTGAAGTGGAAATGCCTTCCTTTCCTGATCGTCCTTCTCGTCTACAATCCTTTTCCATTTATCTTAATCAACCACTGGCAACATTAATTCTCCCCGCCCAACCCTATTGGACGAATATAGCAGTGCAACTTGAGTATGTGGATAACCCAGATGGAACGGTAGATTTACTGGCTTTTCGCTCGCCTGATCCGCTGCCGGTTGGGAAAGCCTATAACGCCCGCGCTTCCCCCAGCACAATATCCATCCAACAACTCCGCGAAGCCGGTGAAGAATACCCTGCCTGGGTTGCTGACAGGTATCTCAATCTTCCCGATACGCTCACCAGGCGCACCAGAGACCTTGCCCTGGAAATAACCCAAGATCTACTAACGCCCTACGACAAAGTCATCGCAATTACCGAATACTTACGCACTCATATTACTTATGTCGAAACCATCGAAGAACTCCCAGCCAGTCAAGAGTTAATTGACTGGTTCTTGTTCGATTATAAAAAGGGCTTTTGCAACTATTATGCAACCGCTGAAGTACTCCTGTTGCGTAGCATCGGCATCCCTGCCAGGCTAGCTGTTGGCTTTGCCGAGGGCACGATGGAAGATCTCCAAACAGCAAATGTCTATGTCGTTCGCCAACGCGATGCGCACGCCTGGCCAGAAGTATTCTTTCCAAATATCGGTTGGATCGAATTCGAACCCACCAGTTCTCAACCGGCCATTTCATACCTCCAAGAGCTTGAAAAGAATGAATCGCAGGCCGAAGATACCACGTCAGAAATCAATCCTCAGGAAATTTATCAAAGACTACAGGAGGAGAAGGGGAATCAACCAGGCGTCTCTGCTCCCCCTTCAAACAGATTTCCTTTTCTAATCCTGACAATAATACTATTCCTCGTTCTCATATCATTATTGATTTGGATTAAGTTTAATCCCCAAAAAGTCTCTAAAGCCTACCGTCAACTTCCTGACGTTCTGGAAAACGGCATCCGATCGCTGGGCTTTTCACCTCCAATGATCCTGGTTCAATGGAATCAAAGCGTAAAACTCTCCCCTATAGAAAAATCCTATCAGCGCATCAACAGTGCCCTGAAGATATTAGGCTGTCCACCTCCTATTCATTACACTCCTTCTGAACGCGCTTCAACGCTTCTCAAAGTGCTTCCAGAAGCTGAGCCTGAGATCAACCAACTGCTCGCGCATTATCAGGATATGCTATATGGAAAAGGGGAGACAAACCAGGTTGAAACAAAGCAACTCGAACATACGATTTTACGCTTCGCCTGGCAAAAACGGCTTCGTTTCGCGTTGATGAAACTATTCGGCAGGACAGAATAG